One region of Purpureocillium takamizusanense chromosome 4, complete sequence genomic DNA includes:
- a CDS encoding uncharacterized protein (EggNog:ENOG503NUAZ~COG:G) — MDTLLTAEIAANAPRYRRKSSTFIDGIHDIPEDQDMAPAQLYSTMSGRLFHSGRIAIVMVGPPARGKTHICVSLARYLQWLGVKTRIFHLGDYRRATIGPGGSVPDDYFFPNASPSSVILRQKILKKCREDIYAWLNHENGQVAIYDAVNPTASGRRSLAKELAKHDVQTLFIESYVDDERILVENARNVKISSPDFAGMDPDEAAQLYLKRIEMRIPMFESMNEGELNYIKMINAGAKFFYNNVSFNYLSHRIVFYLTNLHIKSRTTFFVRAGTTEEEDSYKADAPLSELGRLYSQKMSETLLRHREQEQAERIEKGGVPTPLRPLTVWTSTRMRTVQTSDYLKEKGFKVRQRSQMSQINPGICEKMSERVIRQLYPEEVEKHEMDPYHHRYPRAESYHDLAVRLEPIILELEREQNDLLIIAHESVLRVLYAYLMHCSTMEIPALKFPRDEIIEIIPAAYQNEAKRIHIPGLDPSMVPDIPDDEKSPVPGGSLPASGLVSGHGSVPGSGQMSPITGGMSSPAVALERPPEKVINTAKDMVADKVDDED, encoded by the exons ATGGACACCTTACT CACCGCCGAGATCGCGGCCAACGCGCCCCGGTACCGCCGCAAGAGCTCCACGTTCATTGATGGTATTCACGACATCCCCGAGGACCAGGATATGGCCCCCGCCCAGCTCTACAGCACCATGTCTGGTCGACTGTTCCACTCAGGTCGGATAGCCATCGTTATGGTCGGGCCACCAGCACGCGGCAAGAC TCACATTTGCGTGTCGCTCGCCAGGTACCTGCAGTGGCTCGGTGTCAAGACGCGCATCTTTCACCTGGGCGACTACCGCCGCGCCACCATCGGCCCCGGGGGCTCGGTGCCTGACGACTACTTCTTCCCAAATGCCTCGCCATCTTCCGTCATCTTGCGGCAGAAGATACTGAAGAAGTGTCGTGAAGACATCTATGCTTGGTTGAACCATGAGAATGGCCAAGTCGCTATCTACGACGCGGTGAACCCCACCGCGAGTGGCCGACGCTCGCTCGCAAAGGAGCTGGCAAAGCATGATGTCCAG ACCTTGTTCATTGAGTCGTACGTGGACGACGAACGGATTCTTGTCGAGAATGCGAGAAACGTCAAGATTTCATCTCCAGAC TTTGCTGGAATGGACCCCGATGAAGCGGCTCAGCTCTATCTCAAGCGAATAGAAATGCGCATTCCGATGTTCGAGTCTATGAACGAAGGCGAACTCAACTACATCAAGATGATCAATGCCGGTGCCAAATTCTTTTACAACAACGTTAGCTTCAACTACTTGTCTCATCGCATCGTCTTTTATCTCACCAACCTGCACATCAAGTCGCGCACCACGTTCTTCGTTCGCGCGGGGACtaccgaggaggaggactctTACAAAGCGGATGCGCCGCTTTCGGAACTGGGCCGCCTCTACTCCCAGAAGATGTCTGAGACGCTCCTGAGGCATCGCGAACAGGAGCAGGCCGAGCGCATTGAGAAGGGAGGTGTCCCAACACCGCTACGGCCATTGACCGTCTGGACATCGACGCGGATGAGAACCGTCCAAACATCCGATTACTTGAAAGAGAAGGGATTCAAGGTCCGTCAACGGTCACAGATGAGCCAGATCAACCCTGGCATTTGCGAAAAGATGTCAGAGCGTGTTATTCGGCAATTATATCCAGAAGAGGTGGAGAAGCATGAGATGGACCCCTACCACCACCGGTATCCCCGTGCAGAG TCTTACCATGATCTTGCCGTGCGCCTCGAGCCCATCATCttggagctggagcgcgagCAGAACGacctcctcatcatcgcccacgAGTCAGTGCTGCGCGTCTTGTACGCGTATTTGATGCATTGTTCCACCATGGAAATTCCCGCTCTCAAGTTCCCTCGGGACGAGATCATTGAAATCATCCCCGCGGCATATCAGAATGAGGCGAAGCGTATCCACATCCCTGGCCTTGATCCATCCATGGTGCCCGACATTCCCGATGATGAGAAGAGCCCGGTACCCGGGGGCAGCCTCCCGGCGAGCGGACTGGTCAGCGGGCATGGGAGCGTCCCCGGTAGCGGTCAGATGAGTCCCATCACTGGCGGGATGAGTAGCCCTGCGGTCGCCCTGGAGCGGCCTCCGGAGAAGGTGATCAACACGGCAAAGGACATGGTGGCGGACAAGGTGGATGACGAGGATTAA
- the TOM40 gene encoding translocase of outer mitochondrial membrane (BUSCO:EOG09262M2J~COG:U~EggNog:ENOG503NURF): MASSSLDPIRSLLFGNPIAVTIGDALNSFSERRAKLGLSNPGTIETLAKEVQRDVFLNNYMFTGIRADLTKIFSMAPLFQVSHQFAMGERINPYTFAAMYGTGKVFCQGNIDNEGSLSGRFNFRWTDKLVSKSQLSISPGGQDMAQFEHEYTGNDFSASLKMLNPSFLEGGMTGIYIGSYLQSVTPRLALGLETLWQRPALTQGPECAVSYCARYKAEDWVATAQLQAAMGTLNTSYWRKLSDKVQAGVDLSLGLVPAAGGLMGGGLQKEGVTTIGAKYDFRMSTFRAQVDSKGKLSCLLEKRVAPPVMMTFAADVDHFTQQAKLGLGVSIEAAPEELQDQQEALGAQTPPNIPF, from the exons atggcgtcgtcgtcgctcgacCCGATACGCTCCCTCCTCTTCGGCAACCCAATTGCCGTAACGATAGGAGATGCGCTCAACTCCTTCTCGGAGCGCAGAGCCAAGCTCGGCCTGTCCAACCCCGGCACCATTGAGACCCTCGCCAAGGAGGTCCAGCGCGATGTCTTTCTCAACAACTACATGTTCACCGGCATCCGCGCCGACCTGACCAAGATCTTCAGCATGGCCCCGCTCTTCCAGGTCTCTCATCAGTTCGCCATGGGCGAGCGAATCAACCCCTACACCTTTGCCGCCATGTACGGCACCGGCAAG GTCTTCTGCCAAGGCAACATCGACAACGAGGGCTCTCTCTCCGGTCGCTTCAACTTCCGCTGGACCGACAAGCTCGTGTCCAAGTCACAGCTCTCCATCTCTcccggcggccaggacaTGGCCCAGTTCGAGCACGAGTACACCGGCAATGATTTCAGCGCCTCCCTCAAGATGCTCAACCCCTCGTTCCTCGAAGGTGGAATGACCGGAATTTACATCGGAAGCTACCTGCAGTCCGTCACTCcccgccttgccctcggccttgagaCTCTCTGGCAGCGCCCCGCCCTCACGCAGGGCCCCGAGTGCGCCGTTTCGTACTGCGCCCGCTACAAGGCCGAGGACTGGGTCGCCACTGCtcagctgcaggccgccaTGGGAACCCTCAACACCTCGTACTGGCGCAAGCTCTCCGACAAGgtccaggccggcgtcgatctgagcctcggcctcgtccctgctgccggcggtctcatgggcggcggcctccaAAAGGAGGGCGTTACCACCATCGGTGCCAAGTACGACTTCCGCATGTCTACTTTCCGCGCTCAAGTCGATTCCAAGGGCAAGCTCTCCTGCCTGCTCGAGAAGCGTGTTGCTCCTCCCGTTATGATGACTTtcgcggccgacgtcgaccaCTTCACG CAACAAGCgaagctcggcctcggcgtgtCTATCGAAGCCGCGCCCGAAGAGCTGCAAGATCAGCAGGAAGCTCTGGGTGCCCAGACGCCCCCCAACATCCCCTTCTAA
- a CDS encoding uncharacterized protein (EggNog:ENOG503NUAZ~COG:G) translates to MAPAQLYSTMSGRLFHSGRIAIVMVGPPARGKTHICVSLARYLQWLGVKTRIFHLGDYRRATIGPGGSVPDDYFFPNASPSSVILRQKILKKCREDIYAWLNHENGQVAIYDAVNPTASGRRSLAKELAKHDVQTLFIESYVDDERILVENARNVKISSPDFAGMDPDEAAQLYLKRIEMRIPMFESMNEGELNYIKMINAGAKFFYNNVSFNYLSHRIVFYLTNLHIKSRTTFFVRAGTTEEEDSYKADAPLSELGRLYSQKMSETLLRHREQEQAERIEKGGVPTPLRPLTVWTSTRMRTVQTSDYLKEKGFKVRQRSQMSQINPGICEKMSERVIRQLYPEEVEKHEMDPYHHRYPRAESYHDLAVRLEPIILELEREQNDLLIIAHESVLRVLYAYLMHCSTMEIPALKFPRDEIIEIIPAAYQNEAKRIHIPGLDPSMVPDIPDDEKSPVPGGSLPASGLVSGHGSVPGSGQMSPITGGMSSPAVALERPPEKVINTAKDMVADKVDDED, encoded by the exons ATGGCCCCCGCCCAGCTCTACAGCACCATGTCTGGTCGACTGTTCCACTCAGGTCGGATAGCCATCGTTATGGTCGGGCCACCAGCACGCGGCAAGAC TCACATTTGCGTGTCGCTCGCCAGGTACCTGCAGTGGCTCGGTGTCAAGACGCGCATCTTTCACCTGGGCGACTACCGCCGCGCCACCATCGGCCCCGGGGGCTCGGTGCCTGACGACTACTTCTTCCCAAATGCCTCGCCATCTTCCGTCATCTTGCGGCAGAAGATACTGAAGAAGTGTCGTGAAGACATCTATGCTTGGTTGAACCATGAGAATGGCCAAGTCGCTATCTACGACGCGGTGAACCCCACCGCGAGTGGCCGACGCTCGCTCGCAAAGGAGCTGGCAAAGCATGATGTCCAG ACCTTGTTCATTGAGTCGTACGTGGACGACGAACGGATTCTTGTCGAGAATGCGAGAAACGTCAAGATTTCATCTCCAGAC TTTGCTGGAATGGACCCCGATGAAGCGGCTCAGCTCTATCTCAAGCGAATAGAAATGCGCATTCCGATGTTCGAGTCTATGAACGAAGGCGAACTCAACTACATCAAGATGATCAATGCCGGTGCCAAATTCTTTTACAACAACGTTAGCTTCAACTACTTGTCTCATCGCATCGTCTTTTATCTCACCAACCTGCACATCAAGTCGCGCACCACGTTCTTCGTTCGCGCGGGGACtaccgaggaggaggactctTACAAAGCGGATGCGCCGCTTTCGGAACTGGGCCGCCTCTACTCCCAGAAGATGTCTGAGACGCTCCTGAGGCATCGCGAACAGGAGCAGGCCGAGCGCATTGAGAAGGGAGGTGTCCCAACACCGCTACGGCCATTGACCGTCTGGACATCGACGCGGATGAGAACCGTCCAAACATCCGATTACTTGAAAGAGAAGGGATTCAAGGTCCGTCAACGGTCACAGATGAGCCAGATCAACCCTGGCATTTGCGAAAAGATGTCAGAGCGTGTTATTCGGCAATTATATCCAGAAGAGGTGGAGAAGCATGAGATGGACCCCTACCACCACCGGTATCCCCGTGCAGAG TCTTACCATGATCTTGCCGTGCGCCTCGAGCCCATCATCttggagctggagcgcgagCAGAACGacctcctcatcatcgcccacgAGTCAGTGCTGCGCGTCTTGTACGCGTATTTGATGCATTGTTCCACCATGGAAATTCCCGCTCTCAAGTTCCCTCGGGACGAGATCATTGAAATCATCCCCGCGGCATATCAGAATGAGGCGAAGCGTATCCACATCCCTGGCCTTGATCCATCCATGGTGCCCGACATTCCCGATGATGAGAAGAGCCCGGTACCCGGGGGCAGCCTCCCGGCGAGCGGACTGGTCAGCGGGCATGGGAGCGTCCCCGGTAGCGGTCAGATGAGTCCCATCACTGGCGGGATGAGTAGCCCTGCGGTCGCCCTGGAGCGGCCTCCGGAGAAGGTGATCAACACGGCAAAGGACATGGTGGCGGACAAGGTGGATGACGAGGATTAA